The following proteins are co-located in the Bos indicus isolate NIAB-ARS_2022 breed Sahiwal x Tharparkar chromosome 8, NIAB-ARS_B.indTharparkar_mat_pri_1.0, whole genome shotgun sequence genome:
- the RIGI gene encoding antiviral innate immune response receptor RIG-I: protein MTAEQRRNLHAFRDYVRKILDPTYILSYMTPWFRDDVVQHIQAKKNNKGPMEAASLFLQVLLELQEEGWFRGFLDALQQAGYSGLYEAIESWDFQKLEKLEEYRLLLKRLQPEFKTTINPEDILPEISGCLLNQECEEIIQISSNKGLMAGAEKMVECLLRSDKENWPKTLKLALEKEESKFSELWMVEKGAENVQMKDLEDDEMKTLDVHIVYKEEPESQNLSQNSCSSEVPPTYSPLKPRNYQLELALPAQKGKNTIICAPTGCGKTFVSLLICEHHLKKFPQGRKGKVVVFAVQVPLYEQQKSVFSEYFERFGYKVSGISGETADNISVEQIVENNDIIILTPQILVNSLKDGTIPSLSIFTLMIFDECHNTNKHHPYNMIMFHYLDQKLGGSSDSLPQVIGLTASVGVGDAKNTAEATEYICKLCASLDTAVVTTVRDNLEELEEVVYKPQKFFRKVESRTTDRFKRIISQLMAETEALAKSIFEELGTVTLENLSRIQNRNFGTQKYEQWIIAVQKACMVFQMPDKEEESRICKALFLYTSHLRKYNDALIINEDARMKDALNYLKNFFKNVRAAGFDAIEQDLTQRFEEKLLELEGISMDPSNENAKLKDLCFILQEEYHLNPETRTILFVKTRALVDALKNWIEENPKLSFLKPGILTGRGRTNQTMGMTLPAQKCALDAFRTNRDSKILIATSVADEGIDIAQCNLVILYEYVGNVIKMIQTRGRGRARGSKCFLLTSNADVIEKEKLNICQEKMMNESISRLQGWNEAVFKEKIRQIQIQEKLIRDSQGKVKPVVDKKNKKLLCGKCKTFACYTADIRVVEECHFTVVRDAFRECFVTKLHPRPKKFGNFDKKAKIFCARKDCLHDWGIHMKYKTFEIPVIKIESFVVEDVATGAQTLYAKWKDFNFEKIPFDAAEMSPWAQDLNLQGVDGLE from the exons GTTATTCTGGACTTTATGAAGCCATTGAAAGTTGGGATTtccaaaaacttgaaaaattgGAGGAGTATAGATTACTTTTAAAGCGTTTACAACCAGAATTTAAAACCACAATCAATCCAGAAGATATCCTTCCTGAAATATCTGGATGTTTACTTAATCAAGAATGTGAAGAAATTATTCAg ATAAGTTCCAACAAGGGGCTGATGGCAGGTGCAGAGAAAATGGTTGAATGCCTTCTCAGATCAGACAAGGAGAACTGGCCCAAAACTTTGAAACTtgcattggagaaagaagagAGCAAGTTCAGCGAACTGTGGATGGTAGAGAAAG gTGCAGAAAATGTTCAAATGAAAGATCTTGAGGATGATGAAATGAAAACTTTGGATGTACACATTGTCTACAAAGAAGAACCAGAAAGCCAGAATCTTAGCCAGAATTCCTGTTCTTCAG AAGTGCCTCCTACTTATAGCCCATTGAAACCAAGAAATTACCAACTAGAGCTGGCTTTACCTGCTCAGAAGGGAAAGAATACAATAATATGTGCTCCTACTG GTTGTGGAAAAACCTTTGTTTCCCTTCTTATATGCGAACATCATCTTAAGAAATTTCCACAAGGACGAAAGGGGAAAGTTGTCGTTTTTGCTGTTCAAGTCCCACTGTATGAACAGCAGAAATCTGTGTTCTCagaatattttgaaagatttGG GTACAAAGTTTCAGGCATTTCTGGAGAGACAGCTGACAATATCTCTGTGGAACAGATTGTTGAGAACAATGACATCATCATTTTAACACCACAGATTCTTGTGAACAGCCTTAAAGATGGGACTATTCCATCACTCTCCATCTTTACTTTGATGATATTTGATGAATGTCACAACACCAATAAACACCATCCATATAATATGATCATGTTTCATTATCTGGATCAGAAACTGGGAGGATCTTCAGACTCATTGCCCCAG GTCATTGGGCTGACTGCCTCAGTTGGCGTTGGAGATGCCAAAAACACAGCCGAAGCCACAGAATATATCTGCAAACTGTGTGCTTCTCTCGACACAGCAGTGGTAACAACAGTCAGAGACAACTTGGAGGAACTGGAGGAGGTTGTTTACAAGCCCCAGAAGT TTTTCAGGAAAGTGGAATCACGGACTACAGACAGATTTAAACGCATCATATCTCAGCTGATGGCAGAGACAGAGGCTCTAGCAAAGAGTATCTTTGAAGAACTTGGGACTGTAACTCTTG aaaacttATCTCGAATTCAAAATAGGAATTTTGGGACACAGAAATATGAACAGTGGATTATTGCAGTTCAGAAAGCATGCATGGTGTTTCAGATGCCAgacaaagaggaagaaagcagGATTTGTAAAGCCCTGTTTTTGTACACGTCACATTTGCGG AAATACAATGATGCCCTCATTATCAATGAGGATGCACGGATGAAAGATGCTCTGAATTACTTGAAAAACTTCTTCAAAAATGTCCGGGCAGCAGGATTTGATGCAATTGAGCAAGATCTCACTCAGAGATTTGAAG AAAAGCTGTTGGAACTAGAAGGTATTTCCATGGATCCCAGCAATGAGAACGCTAAACTCAAAGATCTCTGCTTCATCTTGCAAGAGGAATACCACTTAAACCCAGAGACCAGAACCATCCTCTTTGTGAAAACCCGAGCACTGGTGGAT gCCTTAAAGAACTGGATTGAAGAAAATCCTAAACTCAGCTTTCTAAAACCTGGCATATTGACTGGACGTGGCAGAACAAATCAGACAATGG GAATGACGCTCCCAGCACAGAAGTGTGCACTGGATGCATTCCGAACCAACAGAGACAGCAAGATTCTAATTGCTACCTCGGTCGCCGATGAAGGCATTGACATTGCTCAGTGCAATCTGGTCATCCTCTACGAGTATGTGGGCAATGTCATCAAAATGATCCAGACCAGAG GCAGAGGAAGAGCAAGAGGGAGCAAGTGCTTCCTTCTGACTAGTAATGCTGATGTAAtcgaaaaagaaaaactgaacatCTGCCAAGAAAAAATGATGAATGAGTCCATTTCAAGGCTGCAGGGATGGAATGAAGCAGTATTTAAGGAAAAG ATTCGCCAGATACAGATTCAAGAAAAGTTAATCAGGGATAGTCAAGGAAAAGTAAAACCTGTTgttgataagaaaaataaaaagctgctCTGTGGAAAGTGCAAAACCTTTGCATGTTACACAGCTGATATAAGAGTGGTGGAG GAATGCCATTTCACTGTGGTTAGAGATGCTTTCAGGGAGTGCTTCGTGACTAAGTTACACCCCAGACCGAAGAAGTTTGGGAATTTTGACAAGAAAGCTAAGATCTTCTGTGCCAGGAAGGATTGCCTCCATGACTGGGGAATTCACATGAAGTACAAGACATTCGAGATTCCAGTTATAAAGATCGAAAGTTTTGTGGTGGAAGATGTTGCGACTGGAGCTCAGACACTGTATGCAAAGTGGAAGGACTTTAATTTTGAGAAGATCCCATTTGATGCTGCAGAAATGTCCCCTTGGGCTCAGGACCTCAATCTGCAGGGAGTGGATGGCCTTGAATGA